The sequence aCCTAAATGAGCATAGATTAAATAGGTTAAGGAGTATTAGTTTAAGTAAAACTTCACATAACAGAACACCACATAAAAAGGAGCTGGGCAGTATGAGGCATCTGGCTAAATAAATGTGTCCACAGGAAGACATATGGTTGTTTAGAACGCAGTACACATTTTTAGAGCAGTGTTGTAAATTGTCACACAACAGATCTGCTTATCTGCAGACCAGccgtaatttattttattttctatttaagaGAAATGAGGAAGCATTAGGAACAGTAAGATTTAATTCATACAGGACTCTTAGATCTCAGTAATTCTAATGTATGATTAATTGGCACACCTGATCAGTCTATTGatctatataaaaatacacGAGGTTGTGTGGAAATGACTGATGGATGTATTTTGTGTGTTACAAGTAAGAccaaaaactatttttttacTGTATCAGTGGAATGTTAGTTTACTGCCCTGATCACCCTCGTTGTcttcaaaatttattttaaaaaatgttaataaagtgCATGAGAGAAAACCGATAGAATGAACTAAATTTATCTAACTGAGTGATGGAAAAGCAAGTAACAATTTTTCAACATGTGTGAGAGCTTCTTTATGACTGTGGTAAAAACAAAGCCAGGTGTTTACTTGAAACAGCTGGTTGTACAACAAGTCATCAGGggactgctgactgaggacgcggctcaactgacatgcgccccctccggcacgcacagtcagtacacactgcatttttcacctgcacgagtcaagttcatacacttgacgggcactgtgtatggagggccacacctccatcagcattattcctcagccctgtgcaggcgccatcagtcagccagcaggggccgcagtagcaccagttatgaggacctatgatctgactttcttaccctctaaccctgaacaacagccaatcgttgttcatgctgccgcccagcccagttggaaaggcagagctgagattcgatatgatgtattcgaaaccccaactctggtgcgctagcgtactttaccgctgcgccacctgagcggccgttttGATTTCTTTATCACTTTTTGGTTTCCTTTGTTGTTATGACTCCTGTACGATAAGTTGTGATGTCTATACTTTTATTCCAAGTGGCAGAAAATGATTCACCCTTGTGACTATGCATTTCAAAGCAAAATGCACTAATCAACTGACCATGTTTATGCTTTCAGTCACTATGAAGCCCCCATCTCGCCACCGACATTTACCATCACGTTTTTTAGCCTTAAACAAAACTGAATCAAGGAGGAACTCGGTTACTAGTTGGCATCGCCAGGATCTGAAGATGCTCCTGTTTGCTCTGAAACAGCAGCATAAGCTGAAAAAATTGGATGTTTTTGAGCTTCGAAAGAAGGTCCCCAAAAGCTCCCTGCCTGAGGTATGTAAATACTGTGTTCAGATTGTACATTTGATGTAGTTTGGTATCGACCCCTGGATAAGCTAAAATTTATTATGTACTACAAGCAAGTCAAAGAAGTAACAGCTGTACTCAGTTACTGTCAAGGCAAAATTTTGTATAAAAGTCCTAGCATGTAGAATCATAGCAAGTGTGTTTGCATACTTAAAtaactaaaacacatttttttacctGCTGTTGTGTTTCCTTTTAGTTTCACAATATGATCAAGTCCTTGAAGAAACAGGTGGTGAGACAGGTGTACCTGCAGGTTCAAAAACAAAGACAAGAGGAACTAAAAATCAAAGTACCAATTGAAATATGGGCAGAGCTAGCAAAAAGAATGACTGGTGTTCATGAGGAAACATTATCTTCTGCCTTTTCTCAGGCAAGTAATGAACACTACCATAATGTAAAGtaacatgttttttatttttattaaaatgtgcttaaattgagaaatttgtttatttgaagTATACACTGATGTGGTAAAAACAGCTCTGATCTGCCTAGACATGATATCTTCTGTATGTAGCAAGGTGGATCTTCATACAGTGCATCCTGTTGCTATCTTTTCCGCAGTTTAGTGATGCACACACCTGGTCGTCCATATtatcttggagaaaacaggatttgtcaGACCAGTCAACCTCCTCCACTGCTCCCATGTCCAGTTTCAATGTCTGTGTGTTAACTGTAAATGATTTCGATGGTGGACAGAAGTTTGCATGGGTGCTTTGCCTGGCCTGTGACTATTCAGCCCCATACAGAGAAGGGTctgatgcactgtgttgtgaAAAATTTACCTCAtcaacagtattaaaatgatctgcaatgtAAACCACAGTAGCTCTTGTGTTGGTTTGTACCAGATGCTATAGCGATATACCCTGACATCAATGTGTCTTGTCCATCCAACAGCctgttttaaacactttaaattcctaaatattaatttattaatgtctgtttttttttatttagatgcTCATCATCGCTGCCACAGAGCCATGCAGTCTACTCCACTCCGATCCTCCACGTTCTATTAACACTCCAGATCTTGTGGCCAACAACTTGCACACTGTACCCATGAGCCCGCTATGCATGTCACCTTCACTGTCTAAAATGCCTTCCACTCCTTCTCCAGTGATAATTCTGCCAGTTCAAACCTGTAGAATGCCTGGGAATGATGCAGGTTTCAGCCCCTCTGCCCAAACCACTAGGATAATGACTCTACCTCATCCCGTGCTATCACATGCTGAGAATAAATCCAGTGAGTCAAATTGTATGCCGGACAATGACTCGTTAAAGCCATCCACACCCAGAACTCCCAAGTCTTTAAGCCAGCCTTCTAGCAGCCAGAATCAGCCGGTCTTAAAGTCAGCACCATCAGTGTCTATTTTAAAAGCTGTGTCTAATGCTCCGGTCTTACTCTCATCAACATCTAATCAACCGGTTAAGCCCTCTGAAAGTGGACAATCTAATCAAGGCCACCTGTCTAAATCAATATGCATGAACTTTGTGGTGGATTTTGAAAATATTTATCGTTTTCTGGCGAgtataaacaacaaaaacaacaatccAACTCTCACTGCAATGGGTATGTATATGACAtggtatacatatataatatgtGACATtcatatttaatgtgttttattcactttaaatgttacaaccccaaatcagaaaatgttgggacagtatgcaaataaaataaaatgcaatgttccgatttggggttgtattttatgACAAACGTGACTGTTTATTTCCTGACCTTTCAGAAAATGCAGTGGTTTTTGACCTGCTGATGTGTTTGCCTGAAGAGCTCCCCTTGCTGGACTGTAAGGAACTGCAGCATCATTTACTTCTGGAATACACACGTCTAAACAGACCTCCATCGAAGCCCAGCAATGATCAGGGACCTGCATTTGTTCATCCAGCTGAAGGCACTGAGGTTACCTCACAAGCACTTAGCGGACAAACTGCTGTGGAAAAAAGTAATCAGAAGGAAGGGGTaacagaacaaaacacaaaGGAAACGCCAAAACACAAAGGAGACAAAGCTGATTGGGCAGCATCTGGTCTGTGTCCCATAAATCTGTTTATGGTGCCGGTAGCCCTTCTCAAACGCCAATAATCGAAGATAACATCAAAAGGCCCTTTTTATTTACAACGGTACAGTAGgaataattgtatttttgaGTCTGTTCAGAATCATTGGAGTAAGACATTGCATGGTTGCAAGTTAAAATGTAGCTAACATATTTTACcctgccaaaacagcctaaATGTAGGCTGCACTGGAAACATCTTATAATTTTGACGAAGTTAATGTAAATTGTAACTCTTGATAGACTGAAAATGTATGAATTTTATTGTTGCGTCAATCTACAGTTTTCTGTTACTCAAACAGTAACATAATCTAATGCCTTCACAAGCTAATTCCTTCGTCCTTGAAAAAttgatttaagttttaatattGCTCGATGCTGTCTTGTGCAAAGCCAACATTGACCCAAAAGTTGTGTCTGAACCCACATGCTAATTTCAACAAGTTGTAATACTTGTGGTGTAATAATCTAGTATGCTGTTTACTTTGGACACTGTATATCTGTCTTGAACTTACTTATCCATGCACTTATCTTGTCTTAGTCGAGATGCACATCACACATCtttatgttttaaaatttaaCATCTCAGCTGTTTTTCTTCCTGCCCCTCTAACTATATTAAGTCTTTAAAACATGTTGAGATGGAGGCATAAACCAGACATTTTGCTAAAAGCAATATGCATCTTTAAGGCACTGACAAACTGACAAGGAGTAAAAAAATTCTCAGTCACAACGTTTCATATATTTTGGCACAATTTAGATTCAGATTTTGCTACTGTATGTGTCCACAGCAGTGTGCTGTATAGCAGCAGACTATGTCTCTGTTTTGTATTTGGCTAATTTATGTGTTAACAAAAGTACATTATAGGATTAAGATGGTTaagattttgtaatgtttatttaattgttttaagttattaaattttattttatttttttcaaaatgactaGATTATTGGAGTAAAAAATTACTAAATATATGGTTATTTTAAGGTATAGTTTATACAGCAGTAAACCTAAAcctaatgttaaataaaaataacatggaATCTGGAGTTGGGGATTTTGCTCCAAGTTGACATGATTGCATCACACAACTGCTGCAGCTTTGTCAGCTGCACATTTATGCTTCAAGTGTCCTACCACATCTCAAATTGCTCAGTTTGATTTAGTTCTGGTAATTGGGGAAGCCATTCAGACTTTTGTTGGTTGGtaaaaagagagagacagagatacacacatacatactttatataataaaaatggttaaattgtggCAACATCGTATCTGACCTTTAGCTTTTAGTTTTGATGAGCATTTGGCCACTGTGGCGTCCTGGTTTTGGCTGACATGAGTGAAATCTGATGCGATCTTCCACTGTTGTGGCCCATTGGCTTTGGGTTTGAAGtcctgtgtattctgatatgcTTTTCCACTCACCATGATTTTAAATTGGCTTGAATCATTTTGGCATTCTTAATGTGTATGAATTCTTTATAGTGTAGCTAGTAAGTGTTAATGGCTAGTAAGTAAGTGTTAAGTGTTGGTTCACAAGCACTCGGTTATGCTAGTGCACCACTGAGTCATGACGATGCCAATGGCCTAACTAGGAGCTCAAAAAGTTCAATTGTTCTCGTCTGAACTGGATGGATGgctacacaaatacaaatatatgcTCTTGAATTTACTCCTTTACGCCTCGTTCCCATATTTACCACCCCAAAAACTCTACCTGTGGGGAACCCTAAAGGATGTGGTATACCGTAGATAGCAAGCTACACTGACTACTATGGTAAGAATTAGAATTTTGTGCAGAGCAATCCCTGTGTACAGTTACCAATGTTGTACGTTCAGTAGTTTTTTGGTGTATGTATACACCCAAACCTTTTTTAATGGCAAAAGCAGTTTCATAagaaaaaagtttaaaacaagAAATATCTGGCAATAGTTGTGAGACATGAGaagattaaaaaacataatAGAATAAAACTAAAGCGTTGATCAAAGCGTGCATTACATTTCATTACAGAGATGATCCACAGTTGTTGTCaaacagccagcagatgtcGGCAGAGTGCACTCAAATTAAGTGCATCCAAAAGTgtcaaataaaaacaagataGAAAATACACCTGTAACACAGTTTAAGATTTATTTTAGATAACAACCACCCTGCTTATAAATGTCTGTATTTCAACTTACAAAATGCttgttaaaattaatatttggaTGATATATATTTTCTATACCCATTACcatgttttaaagctttttaacctttttatcATAGCACTTGACAGTGAGCCACAACTTAAAAAGactattttattcatgtttctGGGAGAGTCACAAACTTTATCACTgcttaaaaacatacaaaatagAATTAGAAGAAATATAATTAGAAGACGATAAAGGGCTTAAGACGGGAATAATTTTGAAGCTGCGGGATTTAGCAATGTTATCATTTTAAAGAATAAAGACATAAAATTATGCCAAATTGTTTTTTGTAGTACAGTAACTAAATACATAATTTTATTATCaacttttatcctggtcagagtcgtggtgggtgcaaggcaggaagaTCCTGGTCAGTGTGCCAATTCATCATAGGCCTTTGGCCATCATGTCTTATAGTCAATAGTGGTAACGGATCCCTGCGCCACCCGAGCTCCAAAATGTAATATTAGTTAGAGAACATGGGAAAACACATCTAGGCCTGCAGATGCTTAGATGTTCAGTTgctctagatcaggggtgtcaaactcattttcacagagggccacatctgcattatggtggccctcaaagggcagattgtaacgtatcctgcttgcagtctgccttttaagtcttgaacaatttgtttttcttggaggctaaattctgtgtttggtatcaaaacaacacatttttactgtatttttatattattttatacatattattattatgtattttatatattatatttatattgtactactttaccacagacacagtttTGAAGGCAGCATAGTGGCCTCTTGTTAAGACTGTTTAGCCTACATCACATTGCTATAAAGGTTCTATAAGAGGTGTTTAAGCAGGGGTCGTAAAAATCAACCTGGGTCTAGTCTAATTTAACAATACAATTTGGTAACTGATCAGTGTTAAATATTTGTTATGTTAAAGATATACAATTTTTACTTGAAGATCTAAAACAAGTGTGACACATGCAAAACTGAAGAAATCTGACCTTTTTATGACACTTGACCAGTTGTTATTACTTGCAAGTGTTATTACTTGCAAGTGTTATTActtgcaaaaacaaaaatcagACCTTAAGGAAGGGCACTGCTGTAGCTccagttttattattttgtattgatTTAACACCTTTTCTTATTTTAGTTAAGAACAAACAATACCTACCAAGCTTAGAAAGATGTGCTGGACTGTACTATTGTTTGTTGACAGGGTGCCCTGTAGTAGCACATCTTTTGCAACCCTAGTGTGTATCTTTTTTTTACCACTTAGGGTTAATATGTCataccttttttttaattagacaAGGTTTCTTAACTTCAGGGCACAATATATTACCTTTTCTGACCAAATATAATATGCCTTACTACCATGTTGGACTGCGATGAGTTCATATAACAGCTTTAATACATCCTGTAATATATTCTACAAATCTATTCTACAAAACTTCTGGGCGATGTGATGAACAATATCATAGGAAGAGTCAGTTTGGAAGACAACCAGTCTCATTAGGTTGCTCCATCATACTGATTAGTAATCACTTACTAAGAAAAGATGTGTTCATGCCCTGAACTGCACACTTCGATGACGTTTACCGCACCGcccaagccgagcgctgaacaaagtgactgttcattgttaatttaaaattaaataaatacatttttaaaaaacaaaatgaacatGTTGAgcttaagggaaacgttgagtttaagggtacaaatttctcaacaaagggcgtTGTTTCGAAGATTTCAAGTTTatgggacattgagttacaaggtaccactgtacagagttttcttttaatttgtcactTAATTGTACATTTTCCAAATACGGATCTTTGGAGGTAACACTCCAGCATGTTACTTTTATATAAGAAGCTTTAAAAAATAACTGCACGAAACAGGTAAAACAGTTTAGAATGTGCTTGCAAACTACAAACACTGTTTCCAGAGAAGTTGAAACAATTTacattgtaaaatgtaaaaataaaaacaagaatctgattTCGTTCTGATTTTCGTTCTTCTTAAACTTTTAATAACTTTATTAAGAAGTAACAACCTAATGTAAACAAATGTTAAActtgatgcctgtaacacactcaaaaatgttgggatggagacaaaatacaagtaaatgtttatagaatattccAGATCTGTCTgctgttgaaaatgtatggtgcatcctgaagaggagaatcagacaactcAGGAAACTCAGTCTCCAGAGGTAGCGTAATGACACCACAGTGCAATACAACCCACAGTTGGATCCACAATAGATGTGCCAGTTGGTTTTCCAAAAACTAGTTTCCACTCTTTCCTATTCCTGTCTGCTCTCTGTGCTTCAGGCTGtggatgttttattgttttttgggtttttttgacCACCCATtacgttttttttcctttatggTTTGTGACTCttcagccacagtattgttctgcctTGTTTAAGCATCTTGAGTATTCTGTTCATCCTTTATAATCTTGCAGGTGTAGGGTTTTTGTAATGAGCCGTGACCCACCCATCTATAAGATCACtactatttaatacattttgtcGAGCTTTATCTGCATATCATGTGACTTAATTTTTGGTGTATGTGATTATTAGGAGGTAAAAACTAGTTCATAGAAAATGTAACATGACTTAGTAAATTGTACTTTGTCTTCATTCTGAGCACTTACATTAGTGCTCATATAATTACAGCTTGTTACTATGCCAGGACATATGAGTTGTTCCATTGTTCGTTGCGGTACTTTGTACCTTGTATCCATGTTTGCGGTGTGGTTTCGCAAGTCTACGCAGAAAAGGTCTTATTGCCCTATTAAAGAAATGAAACTTACGCTGCCCTGCCCTTCTTGGGGAGTTACTGATACATACTGCAAGGTCTTGAAGGCAGTAATTATATGACATTACGTGCCAAGTGTGGTTTATCTGTCAGTGTACACACATATACGTATATCCTTATCATTATCTTACTAGGAGCTTAATGGAAATACAAGGCTAGAATGATCTAGACTAGAAATCATGTCTATAAAGTCTTCTTAAAAAATGTGAGTGATTTTAAGTCTTTAACTAGATGGTAAACAATCCAAGGCAAGGATTAAACACAGGTCTTTGGCAGCACATGACCTTGCCAACTTACTAGAGATTTAACATCTATGTAGGAACTTAGCAACTAGAACAGCACTCCAACATGTACTTTAACAACAGCTATGAGTTATACTTGAGTTACAAAGCTCACCAAACACAAGTAGCGACTGTTTTTCtctgtttgtttaattctttgtttattttaattatagttCATTTACAGCAAACGTAATGCAAGTAAcatttacactacacaacaatccaaactattaaaatatattCAGTACACAAGACTTCAAATatataacacaaataaatactgtCTCTAAACATAGTCACTACAATCATTTGACATTGTGTTAAGTATTTTATTGGTCAACTCTGAATACAATATGCACCAAGTAATaatttaaaagttaaaataagcaGCTTAATCACCATTTTTTTCACCGTTATTTTTGGTATGTTCAattttaagaaataaataaaacaataatattctGGAATATGATTAAAAATTTCTCAGTATTTTAATAGTTTGAGTTTATTTGTgaatataaagtaaattatacTTTTCTGTCCTTAAACATGCAGTGTGGATCTTGGACTTGCTGTCTGTCATCTGTTAAAAGACAAATAcacttatattaattatatgggTTCTCTACACAATAACACTTATCTAATTTACATCCCACATCTGAGTTTTATGAAtatcatttaacatttttatgtttgttcacatatttatcattattcataatcaaataaaaagctGTTCTGCAcacaataaatatgaaatagatTAAACAATGTAAGTATGGTAAATGCAATGTTAGATTATATTTCCATTAGTAGTACTAAAGCTACAGGTTAATAATGATTAACTGATTTGGATAAAGCTATAGCATTTTACAACATCCTAACATATTAAAAACTACTGGTGTGCATACCTGTATAATCAGTATATGATAGACTTTAGTCATTTAAACTTTTTGCTGCACATTTGCTTTAAATGtgatatatactgtgtatataatatagcaTACCTTTATGTACTTACAGTGTTATTGTCATTCAGATACTGAAGTGAAATTTGATTCTAAGGCATGTTGTGTAAGGAAGGGCGAATGATGGCTGGATGGGGACTGTTATCTGGGATACTCTCCTGGCTGTAGTAGttctcagcgttgtgtacaggaTTATCGTATGTTGAGGTATAAGCTGAAACATAATGATATTTTTTACTTAACCAGTAAAattgtggaaaaaacaacaagccgtatgcattttgtcacccacactaggcgagtgcatatatgcgaatcagccttgtgtatggagagacaccctgatccgcactcttttcccgcctctgtgcaggcgccatcaatcagccagcagaggttgtagtgtaacagttacgaggagtccctatctggcttaataccccacccctatatgaacaataggccaatcgttgttcatgtggccgcacagcccagccggatggcagagctgagattcgatacaatgtattcgaaatcccagctctggtgcgctagcatgtgtttttaccactgtgccacctgagtggcgtgtttttcttttttcttatttatataaCACTTAAAGCAGTCCAGGGTCTTCATTGTTGTTTATTGtgatttataatttaatgggacataggtctggactttaacagataGATCTGGACTGAGACAGGTCAGTCTAGCATCATCTTTATGGTTTTGTATTGATTATGTATTTGACTGAGCTTATCCATCCCTCAGTTCTTACCAGTTTCCAGATCCCTGTCATTTATTTGAAcacccatagcatgatgctttaccaccatgtttcactggaGGAATGGTATTAGCCAGTGCTTGTTGTTCTCCTcaaaaaagttacattttagGCTTATCCAACCACATAATATTTGTGCCTACGCTGGCAGAGACCTTGTAGTCACATGTACATGCAGTTGAAtgccttttactcaacagtggcttTTGTCTTCCCACTATGCAACAACAACCTAATTTATGGAAtactgcagagatggttgtccattTAACAGGTTAACCCATCTGTGCACAGAACTTTTGGAGCTCTGATTTGGCTGGATGGTAAACTCTAGGAAGGTTCAAAGTTGTGCAAAGCATGTCCCTTTTCAAAATGATTGAGGCCACAGGGGTCCTCAGAACACTCAAAGTATTAGATTATATTCCTGCCACAATATGTTCCTGAAGATCTAcatggacttcatggcttggatCTTGTCATGACAATGCAGTGTACAGtgagctcaggtggcacagcggtctgttacactagcccaccatgaTCGATCTAGTTTagaaatctgaatgaataagtgTATCTTATccccaatcttatcattataaagccctgaaacaccaagagctgagcaaacataccagtcccctcatccaactggtcctgagtcactgcaccgatacaccactaacacacaccgatacaccactaacacacaccgatacaccactaacacacaccgatacaccactaacacacacagatacaccactaacacacacagacactctaataacacacgcagacacaccactaacacacacagatacaccactaagacacacagatacaccactaacacacaccgatacaccactaacacacacagatacaccactaacacacacagacacaccactaacacacacagacactctaataacacacgcagacacaccactaacacacacagatacaccactaacacacacagacactctaataacacacgcagacacaccactaacacacacagatacaccactaagacacaccgatacaccactaacacacaccgatacaccactaacacacacagatacaccactaacacacacagacacaccactaacacacacagacactctaataacacacgcagacacaccactaacacacagatacaccactaacacacacagacacactaataacacacacaaacacattattaaTCACGCTGCCacaccactaatacacactaacacaatagagactcaggaacaggagaaatctgcaaacccagttagaataaaccaaattacacaaagactcagaactaaatatctgaattattggaaaacttaaactaaaactcaaagtaaaatgcagtgttatttggccccaaacagacactacagtgcagcagattaagaaacaccctgacgaggtacagactgagcgcacacgacctggccgtggagacggggcgacacacccgatCCTGGCTGCCCCCCGgggagaggttgtgtcagcactgcactctcagtacagtagagatggagctgcacttcctcacccagtgtaccaagtaccaccacatccggtcccaattcttccctaaatttaataatgtcatccccaactttacctccctcccagaccccgacaaactgccccacctactgggggaacacagagagagctgcacactagcagcactgtatacacacacctgccaccaggtgagggacagtgtgtgaccatgtcccatacacacacacacacacacacacacacacacaaactgatcgttattactacctcattattgtaaatattataatttttatagttattattttgcactgtttttattaatattttattaaattttatatttttgcacatgtaactgttttgtatatatttgttctttcttatttttatttgtattatttctctgtaacttgctctggcaatacgaatgtccttatttgtcatgccaataaagcttcttttgagtttgagtgtacATTATTGGGTAAAATGAATGACAATTATATCCATGCAAAATCTGATCTACAACACAAAGTGAGTACATTAAGGAGCTGTGCATAATTGCATTGGCAAGTTAATATCCTTCACATGTTGGTACCTGAACGAGATGTGCTTGCTCTATTTTGTGAAGGCCATTCAAAGTCATCATTTAACCACTGATTCACAAGAGCTTCTCTATTGTCTTTATTCCTGTGTTGAGTTTCACAAGGGGAAAAAAGTGTCATTAGATTACTTTAAAATTCTATACATTAACATAAAGTAACTTTCTTTATTGTAATTACtctgttaataataaaaaagacaagCACACAACTGAACTTCTTACCTCTTTACTTTCCTTTTATAAATCAAGACATAAGCAGACAAAGCtgctactgataataataaaaccccAGCGACAACTCCAATTCCTGCATAAAAGCCCAATTTGTTAACTTGGTAGTTGCAGTCTTCTCCAAGGTACCAGTTTGCCTCTGCTTGAAAACAGCTAGAACATAAAAGTGCCATAGATCAAATCACTTTCCTATGCTAtgtacatttctttatttcagCCTATTGTCCAAGGGTCCCAAAAAATCGATTATGGCACAgaatttaaaactttattttatatattatattattttactat is a genomic window of Trichomycterus rosablanca isolate fTriRos1 chromosome 4, fTriRos1.hap1, whole genome shotgun sequence containing:
- the snapc2 gene encoding snRNA-activating protein complex subunit 2, with translation MKPPSRHRHLPSRFLALNKTESRRNSVTSWHRQDLKMLLFALKQQHKLKKLDVFELRKKVPKSSLPEFHNMIKSLKKQVVRQVYLQVQKQRQEELKIKVPIEIWAELAKRMTGVHEETLSSAFSQMLIIAATEPCSLLHSDPPRSINTPDLVANNLHTVPMSPLCMSPSLSKMPSTPSPVIILPVQTCRMPGNDAGFSPSAQTTRIMTLPHPVLSHAENKSSESNCMPDNDSLKPSTPRTPKSLSQPSSSQNQPVLKSAPSVSILKAVSNAPVLLSSTSNQPVKPSESGQSNQGHLSKSICMNFVVDFENIYRFLASINNKNNNPTLTAMENAVVFDLLMCLPEELPLLDCKELQHHLLLEYTRLNRPPSKPSNDQGPAFVHPAEGTEVTSQALSGQTAVEKSNQKEGVTEQNTKETPKHKGDKADWAASGLCPINLFMVPVALLKRQ